One stretch of Vespula vulgaris chromosome 20, iyVesVulg1.1, whole genome shotgun sequence DNA includes these proteins:
- the LOC127071034 gene encoding zinc finger MYND domain-containing protein 11 isoform X1, with product MSIRRRTDPFMTQRIWDAIKITVHQRSLPSNDRMVRHLARVYGITEQQAQEELNKAVEDNLVLLKKVPSKTGIEQESYRLPIESPGNSDHDWYCYKCQKAGLVESCQQCYRVYHLSCHVPTNTKLKVCDFCEKINTDTYPDKSDLNHILSFTCGHLKAKLPLEITNRTIVFNNDPVVTPPSGFSGPTWISEGEDAWRPGFLIKKHMDLAVMDSKTNKNEYNNLVEFQADAHNILHNILLYHGAHSIIGEMGNTMYQDCCYDLQEIRRCADCYRISNEKSEKMWFCIPCNPPHQLVYAKQKGYPYWPAKVMQINGNVYDVRFFGGHHMRANIEKVFIRPISVSLQTLQPSEKGKWKEMKIKRSTAWNRAFEELKHHQHLLQKSGKNIEDIDGGSDYDGPKAAKIRHVDSASLKETSHNSNTTKQIIKDLRVKVERLSTDGHGELTVSQETKGNKSPRSKAGSEERQVPHLPVAEDEPTREISSTCPQGLKKEGSQEDMVTSSSQEPRSKCVLVQTEQIQTEVIPAKIKRERRTSEQPITTALEKLRRELELDKCREMERLQAEHAKELRQLTDRHQQIISEIKKKQWCYNCEAEAIYHCCWNTAYCSTDCQQVHWQREHKRVCRRKR from the exons ATGTCCATACGTCGGAGAACAGATCCTTTTATGACTCAACGTATATGGGATGCCATAAAAATTACAGTACATCAAAGAAGTTTACCTAGCAATGATCGCATGGTACGACATTTGGCACGTGTTTATGGAATTACGGAACAGCAAGCTCAAGAAGAATTGAACAAAGCTGTAGAAGATaatcttgttttattaaaaaaagtaccATCAAAAACAGGAATTGAACAAGAAAGTTACAGATTACCCATAGAATCACCAGGAAATAGCGATCATGATTGGTATTGTTATAAATGCCAAAAAGCTGGATTAGTAGAATCTTGTCAACAATGTTACAGAGTATATCATCTTAGTTGTCATGTGCCtacaaatacaaaattaaaagtttGTGACTTTTGCGag aaaataAATACTGACACATATCCAGATAAATCTGATCTCAATCATATACTTAGCTTTACATGTGGTCAtttaaaagcaaaattacCACTAGAAATTACGAATCGAACTATAGTTTTTAATAACGATCCTGTTGTTACACCACCAAGTGGGTTTTCTGGACCTACTTGGATAAGTGAAGGTGAAGATGCATGGCGTCCAggttttcttataaaaaaacatatggATTTGGCAGTTATGGATTCCAAAACTAACAAGAACGAATACAATAATTTAGTGGAATTTCAAGCAGATGCACACAATATTCTgcataatattcttttatatcatgGAG cTCACAGTATAATCGGGGAAATGGGCAACACAATGTATCAAGATTGCTGTTATGATCTTCAAGAAATTCGTCGGTGTGCAGACTGTTACCGAATATCGAATGAGAAATCGGAGAAAATGTGGTTCTGTATACCATGCAACCCACCGCATCAACTTGTTTATGCTAAACAAAAAGGATATCCTTATTGGCCAGCCAAAGTTATGCAAATTAATGGCAATGTCTACGATGTTCGATTCTTTGGGGGACATCACATGCGGGCTAACatagaaaaagtttttattcgGCCGATTAGCGTCAGCTTACAAACTTTACAG CCTTCGGAAAAGGGAAAGTGGAAAGAAATGAAG ATAAAGAGATCAACGGCATGGAACAGAGCTTTTGAAGAATTGAAACATCATCAACACTTACTACAAAAGTCGGGCAAGAATATTGAAGACATAGATGGTGGCAGTGACTATGATGGACCCAAAGCTGCAAAAATTCGGCATGTAGATTCAGCAAGTTTGAAAGAAACTTCTCACAACAGCAATACAACGAAACagattataaaagatttaagaGTTAAAGTCGAACGTCTAAGTACTGATGGTCATGGAGAATTAACAGTATCTCAAGAGACCAAAGGAAATAAATCTCCAAGAAGTAAAGCTGGAAGTGAAGAAAGACAAGTCCCACACTTGCCAGTAGCAGAGGATGAACCTACAAGAGAAATATCCAGTACATGTCCACAAGGTTTAAAGAAGGAGGGATCTCAAGAAGACATGGTAACATCTAGTTCTCAAGAACCAAGATCTAAATGTGTTCTCGTGCAAACAGAGCAAATTCAAACAGAAGTAATACCAGCAAAG ATAAAAAGGGAACGTAGGACTTCTGAACAACCTATAACAACGGCGTTAGAAAAACTACGACGAGAATTGGAACTTGACAAATGCAGAGAAATGGAAAGACTTCAAGCAGAACATGCCAAAGAGTTGAGGCAACTAACTGATAGACATCAACAGATTATAtctgaaattaaaaagaaacaatgg TGTTACAACTGTGAAGCTGAAGCTATATATCATTGTTGCTGGAACACAGCTT
- the LOC127071034 gene encoding zinc finger MYND domain-containing protein 11 isoform X2 — protein sequence MSIRRRTDPFMTQRIWDAIKITVHQRSLPSNDRMVRHLARVYGITEQQAQEELNKAVEDNLVLLKKVPSKTGIEQESYRLPIESPGNSDHDWYCYKCQKAGLVESCQQCYRVYHLSCHVPTNTKLKVCDFCEKINTDTYPDKSDLNHILSFTCGHLKAKLPLEITNRTIVFNNDPVVTPPSGFSGPTWISEGEDAWRPGFLIKKHMDLAVMDSKTNKNEYNNLVEFQADAHNILHNILLYHGAHSIIGEMGNTMYQDCCYDLQEIRRCADCYRISNEKSEKMWFCIPCNPPHQLVYAKQKGYPYWPAKVMQINGNVYDVRFFGGHHMRANIEKVFIRPISVSLQTLQIKRSTAWNRAFEELKHHQHLLQKSGKNIEDIDGGSDYDGPKAAKIRHVDSASLKETSHNSNTTKQIIKDLRVKVERLSTDGHGELTVSQETKGNKSPRSKAGSEERQVPHLPVAEDEPTREISSTCPQGLKKEGSQEDMVTSSSQEPRSKCVLVQTEQIQTEVIPAKIKRERRTSEQPITTALEKLRRELELDKCREMERLQAEHAKELRQLTDRHQQIISEIKKKQWCYNCEAEAIYHCCWNTAYCSTDCQQVHWQREHKRVCRRKR from the exons ATGTCCATACGTCGGAGAACAGATCCTTTTATGACTCAACGTATATGGGATGCCATAAAAATTACAGTACATCAAAGAAGTTTACCTAGCAATGATCGCATGGTACGACATTTGGCACGTGTTTATGGAATTACGGAACAGCAAGCTCAAGAAGAATTGAACAAAGCTGTAGAAGATaatcttgttttattaaaaaaagtaccATCAAAAACAGGAATTGAACAAGAAAGTTACAGATTACCCATAGAATCACCAGGAAATAGCGATCATGATTGGTATTGTTATAAATGCCAAAAAGCTGGATTAGTAGAATCTTGTCAACAATGTTACAGAGTATATCATCTTAGTTGTCATGTGCCtacaaatacaaaattaaaagtttGTGACTTTTGCGag aaaataAATACTGACACATATCCAGATAAATCTGATCTCAATCATATACTTAGCTTTACATGTGGTCAtttaaaagcaaaattacCACTAGAAATTACGAATCGAACTATAGTTTTTAATAACGATCCTGTTGTTACACCACCAAGTGGGTTTTCTGGACCTACTTGGATAAGTGAAGGTGAAGATGCATGGCGTCCAggttttcttataaaaaaacatatggATTTGGCAGTTATGGATTCCAAAACTAACAAGAACGAATACAATAATTTAGTGGAATTTCAAGCAGATGCACACAATATTCTgcataatattcttttatatcatgGAG cTCACAGTATAATCGGGGAAATGGGCAACACAATGTATCAAGATTGCTGTTATGATCTTCAAGAAATTCGTCGGTGTGCAGACTGTTACCGAATATCGAATGAGAAATCGGAGAAAATGTGGTTCTGTATACCATGCAACCCACCGCATCAACTTGTTTATGCTAAACAAAAAGGATATCCTTATTGGCCAGCCAAAGTTATGCAAATTAATGGCAATGTCTACGATGTTCGATTCTTTGGGGGACATCACATGCGGGCTAACatagaaaaagtttttattcgGCCGATTAGCGTCAGCTTACAAACTTTACAG ATAAAGAGATCAACGGCATGGAACAGAGCTTTTGAAGAATTGAAACATCATCAACACTTACTACAAAAGTCGGGCAAGAATATTGAAGACATAGATGGTGGCAGTGACTATGATGGACCCAAAGCTGCAAAAATTCGGCATGTAGATTCAGCAAGTTTGAAAGAAACTTCTCACAACAGCAATACAACGAAACagattataaaagatttaagaGTTAAAGTCGAACGTCTAAGTACTGATGGTCATGGAGAATTAACAGTATCTCAAGAGACCAAAGGAAATAAATCTCCAAGAAGTAAAGCTGGAAGTGAAGAAAGACAAGTCCCACACTTGCCAGTAGCAGAGGATGAACCTACAAGAGAAATATCCAGTACATGTCCACAAGGTTTAAAGAAGGAGGGATCTCAAGAAGACATGGTAACATCTAGTTCTCAAGAACCAAGATCTAAATGTGTTCTCGTGCAAACAGAGCAAATTCAAACAGAAGTAATACCAGCAAAG ATAAAAAGGGAACGTAGGACTTCTGAACAACCTATAACAACGGCGTTAGAAAAACTACGACGAGAATTGGAACTTGACAAATGCAGAGAAATGGAAAGACTTCAAGCAGAACATGCCAAAGAGTTGAGGCAACTAACTGATAGACATCAACAGATTATAtctgaaattaaaaagaaacaatgg TGTTACAACTGTGAAGCTGAAGCTATATATCATTGTTGCTGGAACACAGCTT